One part of the Solanum dulcamara chromosome 3, daSolDulc1.2, whole genome shotgun sequence genome encodes these proteins:
- the LOC129883385 gene encoding importin beta-like SAD2, with protein sequence MDFQNLAIILAGALSPNPDERKAAENSLNQFQHTPQHLVRLLQIIVDGSCDMAVRQVASIHFKNFVAKNWCPHDPAEQSKIMPSDKELVRQNILIFIAQVPSLLRVQLGECIKTMIHADYPEQWPTLLPWVKHNLQDQQVYGALFILRILSRKYEFKSDEERTPVYHVVEETFPHLLNIFNRLVQITNPSIEVADLIKLICKIFWSSIYLEIPKQLFDPSVFNAWMVLFLNMLERSVPVEGQPADPELRKSWGWWKVKKWTVHILNRLYTRFGDLKLQNPDNKAFAQMFQKGYAGKILECHLNLLNVIRAGGYLPDRVINLILQYLSNSISKSNMYSLLQPRLDIVLFEIIFPLMCFSDNDQKLWEEDPHEYVRKGYDIIEDLYSPRTAAMDFVSELVRKRGKENLQKFILFIVEIFKRYEEAAPEYKPYRQKDGALLAIGALCDKLKQTEPYKSELERMLVQHVFPEFSSPVGHLRAKAAWVAGQYAHINFADPNNFRKALHSVVTGMRDPDLPVRVDSVFALRSFIEACRDLNEVRPILPQLLDEFFKLMNEVENEDLVFTLETIVDKFGEEMAPYALGLCQNLAAAFWKCMNSAEAEEEADDPGALAAVGCLRAISTILESVSRLPQLFIHIEPTLLPIMRRMLTTDGQEVFEEVLEIVSYMTFFSPTISMEMWSLWPLMMEALADWAIDFFPNILVPLDNYISKSTAHFLTCKDPDYQQSLWNMISSVMGDKNLEDGDIESAPKLIQVVFEHCKGQVDHWVEPYIRVTIERLRRAEKSYLKCLLVQVIADTLYYNAPLTLNILQKLGIATEVFNLWFQMLGQTKKSGARVNFKREHDKKVCCLGLTSLLPLPVDQLPGEALERVFKATLDLLVAYKDQVAEAAKEDEAEDDDDMNGLQTDEDDDEDDGSDKEMGDDAEEGDEADSTRLQKLAAQAKAFRSHDDDDDDDDSDDDFSDDDEEMQSPLDEVDPFIFFVETIKAMQASDPSRFQSLTQTLDFRYQALANGVAQHAEQRRVEIEKEKMEKASATVAS encoded by the exons TTTCAGCATACCCCACAACATCTTGTGAGACTGCTGCAAATCATAGTAGATGGGTCTTGCGACATGGCAGTCCGACAGGTGGCTAGTATTCATTTTAAGAACTTCGTTGCAAAGAACTGGTGCCCTCATGATCCTG CTGAGCAATCAAAAATTATGCCAAGTGACAAGGAATTGGTGAGGCAAAATATTCTCATATTTATTGCACAGGTTCCTTCATTGTTGAG GGTGCAGTTGGGGgaatgcatcaagacaatgatACATGCAGACTACCCGGAGCAGTGGCCAACTCTTCTGCCCTGGGTAAAGCATAATCTGCAGGATCAGCAAGTTTATGGTGCTTTGTTTATTCTGAGAATTCTCTCTAGGAAATATGA ATTCAAATCAGATGAGGAGAGAACACCTGTTTATCACGTCGTCGAGGAAACTTTTCCGCATCTGCTCAACATATTCAACAGACTTGTTCAGATAACAAATCCGTCAATTGAAGTAGCAGACTTGATCAAgctcatttgcaaaatattctGGTCATCcatttat TTGGAGATTCCGAAGCAGTTGTTTGATCCAAGCGTGTTCAATGCCTGGATGGTTCTTTTCTTGAACATGTTGGAGAGGTCTGTCCCTGTGGAAGGCCAACCAGCTGATCCAGAGCTAAGGAAATCATGGGGATGGTGGAAGGTGAAAAAGTGGACAGTCCATATATTAAATCGACTTTACACCAG gttTGGAGATTTAAAACTTCAAAATCCAGACAACAAGGCTTTTGCTCAAATGTTTCAGAAGGGTTATGCTGGGAAAATCTTGGAATGCCACCTTAATCTGTTGAATGTTATCCGTGCTGGTGGTTACTTGCCAGATAGGGTGATCAACCTCATTTTGCAATACCTAAGCAATAG TATCTCAAAGAGCAACATGTACAGCTTGTTGCAACCCAGACTTGATATTGTTCTTTTCGAGATCATCTTCCCGCTTATGTGCTTCAGTGATAATGATCAAAAGCTTTGGGAGGAGGATCCTCATGAATATGTGAGGAAGGGTTATG ATATAATTGAGGACTTATATAGTCCCAGAACTGCTGCAATGGATTTTGTGAGCGAGTTAGTAAGAAAGCGTGGTAAAGAGAACCTTCAAAAATTTATACTCTTCATTGTCGAGATTTTTAAGAG atATGAGGAGGCAGCTCCAGAATACAAGCCCTATAGGCAGAAGGATGGTGCTCTTCTTGCAATTGGAGCTCTTTGCgataaattgaaacaaactgAGCCATACAAATCAGAGCTTGAACGTATGCTTGTACAACATGTTTTCCCTGAATTTAGCAGTCCTGTGGGTCATCTTCGAGCCAAG GCAGCATGGGTTGCAGGACAGTATGCCCATATTAACTTTGCAGATCCAAACAATTTCCGCAAGGCATTACACAGTGTCGTGACTGGAATGCGCGATCCTGACCTACCAGTTCGTGTTGATTCTGTTTTCGCATTACGCTCGTTTATTGAAGCTTGCAGAG ATTTGAATGAAGTCCGACCAATTCTTCCCCAACTACTTGATG AATTTTTCAAGCTTATGAATGAAGTCGAGAATGAAGATCTTGTGTTTACACTCGAGACTATCGTGGACAAGTTTGGTGAGGAGATGGCTCCTTATGCTCTTGGATTATGCCAGAATTTG GCTGCTGCATTTTGGAAATGCATGAACTCCGCGGAGGCAGAGGAAGAAGCGGATGATCCTGGAGCTCTTGCTGCAGTTGGCTGTTTACGAGCCATAAGCACAATACTCGAGTCAGTGAGCCGACTTCCACAACTTTTCATTCATATTGAGCCAACACTCCTGCCAATAATGCGTAGGATGTTGACTACAGATGGACAAG AGGTCTTTGAAGAGGTTTTGGAGATAGTTTCATATATGACATTTTTCTCGCCAACAATATCCATGGAAATGTGGAGTTTATGGCCATTGATGATGGAGGCGCTAGCAGACTGGGCTATTGACTTCTTTCCAA ATATACTGGTTCCTTTAGACAACTATATATCCAAGAGTACTGCTCACTTCCTCACTTGCAAGGATCCGGACTACCAACAAAGCCTTTGGAATATGATATCATCT GTTATGGGAGATAAAAATTTGGAGGATGGTGACATTGAGTCCGCACCAAAGCTTATTCAAGTTGTATTCGAGCATTGCAAGGGACAGGTGGATCACTGGGTTGAGCCGTATATTAGAGTGACAATTGAACGTCTCCGTCGAGCTGAAAAATCATATCTGAAGTGTCTCTTGGTCCAAGTG ATAGCTGATACTCTTTACTACAATGCGCCCCTGACATTGAACATCCTTCAAAAGCTTGGCATTGCTACAGAAGTGTTCAATCTCTGGTTTCAGATGTTGGGACAAACAAAAAAGAGCGGAGCACGGGTTAACTTTAAAAG GGAACATGACAAAAAGGTTTGCTGCTTGGGCTTGACATCTTTGCTCCCACTTCCCGTGGATCAATTGCCAGGGGAAGCCTTAGAACGTGTTTTCAAAGCAACTCTAGATCTGCTTGTTGCCTACAAAGATCAAGTAGCAG AAGCGGCTAAGGAGGATGAGGCagaagatgatgatgatatgaatgGATTGCAAACTGATGAGGATGATGACGAAGATGATGGGTCTGACAAAGAAATGGGGGATGATGCTGAGGAAGGGGATGAGGCTGACAGTACTAGGCTTCAAAAATTGGCTGCACAG GCAAAGGCTTTCCGTTCACAtgacgatgatgatgatgacgacgACTCCGATGATGATTTTagtgatgatgatgaagagATGCAATCACCCCTTGATGAGGTGGACCCATTCATTTTCTTTGTGGAAACAATCAAAG CTATGCAAGCATCTGATCCATCGAGGTTCCAGAGCCTTACCCAGACTTTGGACTTCCGTTATCAAGCATTGGCAAATGGTGTTGCTCAGCATGCTGAGCAGAGAAGAGTGGa